ACCAGACCAGCACCAGTTGCAGGTGTTCACCCACCACCGGAACCGCCAGAGCGGCATGCAGCCCGTGCTGCAAAGCAATTTCTCTGCGTCGATAGAAAGACGCTTCGGTCACGTTGGAAATCCACTGGACTTGCCCATCCATCAATGCCCGACCCGGCAAGCCTTCACCCAAACGAAATTGCAGGACCTGAGACTGTTGAATGAAACCTTTGAACACCTCAGGGTAACGGGCATGGGAGGTGGCGAGGTGCAATTTGCCATCCATGCGCAGTTCCCACACTTCTCCCAGCATCCATCCGTACATCTCACAGATCTGCCCGAGCACCATTTGCATGGCCGTTTGCGGGTCACTGGTGCTCCCGAGGTCCTGTGCCAACTGAAACACCATCTGCTGCTCTTGCTGGGTGCGTTTGCGCTGGGTGATGTCCCGAATGATCACCGAAATCACCCGACCATCCGGTTGCACACTGCTTCCTACAGACATTTCCATTGGAAACTCGGTGCCATCCTGACGCAAACCCACCGCTTCGGTGGTGCGGTTGAACGATTCATCCTCACGATGCAGCAACAGCGAAGTCTGAAACATGCTGCGCTGTCCCTCTGGCAACAGAACAGCGGAACTCTGGTCCACCAGAGATCCCTCAGGATGACCGAACATCTGGTGTGCCACACGGTTGGCCAGCACAATGGTGCCCTGCTCATCCAGCACCACCACTGCATCCTGTGCAAGGTTGATCAGGTCATGGTAACGCTTCTGCTGGGCGGTGACTTCTCTGGTGCGGTCTTTCAGGCGTTCGGCCATGTGTTTGACTGCACCTGAGAGGTCTGCCAGCAAACCTTCCTCGGGCCATTCGCTGGTGCCTTGACCATCGGCGGTCTGGCGGGTGGCATCCAGCAACTTCAAAAGGGGCTGGGAAATGTAACGTTCCCGCATGCGCAAGGAAAACAGCACCACCATCAACAACACCCCAACCCAACCGAGGGTGCGTTTGAGGTAACTCTCCACAATCCCCCGCTGAAAGGCGGTCACTTGCTGCACATCAATGGACGCCTTGAACTCCAGTGCATCGTCAAAAGCAGATGATGCATAGAGGGTTCCTGCTTTTCCCAGCAAATCCAGTTTGCTGTTCTGGCCTTGCACCTGTATGCTCAGAGCCTCGGTTCGGGCAGGCAAATCCTGAACCAGTTTTCTGGGGTTCATTTCAGCCCAGAGCAAACCGCCCCGAACGGGCACAGCCACCACAAGTCGGACCGTTTTTGCATTTGCATCAGACACCAGAATGGCTTCATGGTCGAGATCCACTTTCACGTTCAAGGGCGGTACAGGGTCTGTGTCGGCATTGCGACCACAGCGCAAAGAGGCATAAGGGCTCTGGTAACCCCAGTGCTGGATGCTGCCATTCATGAAGAACGGCACATCACATCGGCCAAAGAGGGGTTGCTGGCGGTCTTGCACCTGCACCTGATCGTTCAGGTTTTCTGCCAGCTCGTGCACCCTGGAAGCCACCACGGCAGACACCGTGCGGGTGGACAGAAGCCAGTTCTCCTGTTGCAACTGTTGCTGGCGGTACACATCCAGCAACAGCAAAAAAAGGGTGGGCACAAAAGCCATCAGCAGCAACAGTCCAAAGCCCTGCCAGAGTCTGCGCAGGGTGTTCTGAATGCTTTTCACAGAGAAGGCAGGTTCAGCCTTCATGGGGGTCCAACGGGGTCCCATACAGGCGCAGGAAAGCCTCCACCACTGCAGGATCAAACATTTTTCCACTCTGGGAATGGATTTCCTGCAAGGCATCTTCGTGCGTCCAGGCCTTCTTGTAAGGTCGATCACTGGTCAGGGCATCGTACACATCACACACCGAGACAATCCGGGCTTCCAGAGGAATGTTTGCACCGGACAGACCCTGCGGATAGCCTGTCCCATCCCAGCGCTCGTGGTGCGACAGGGCAATCCGTTCGGCCATTTGCAACAGGGCGGTTTGACTGGACTCCAGAATTCTGGCCCCAATCACCGAGTGCTGTTTCATCAGTTGAAATTCCTCTGGGGTGAGGCGCCCAGGCTTCAGGAGGATCAGGTCACTGATGCCCACCTTGCCGATGTCATGCAACAAAGCCGCTTCCTGCAACTGGTTGACCTGCTCTGAAGGCATGCCCATTTCGCTGCCAATGCGGGCGGCCATGTGACCGACACGGTGGGTGTGCTCTCCAGTCTGATCGTCGCGGTACTCGCCACATCGGGCAAGGCGGATCACGATTTCCTCCTGTGCCTGCTTCAGTTCGCGGTTGCGTTCCACAATTTGCTGGTAGGCTTCCTGCAACTGGCGGGTGCGGGACTGCACCTCCTCCTCCAGCACCTGATTCTGGTTTTGCAGGGTTTTGCGAAATTGATGCAGTTGCAAGATGTTTTTGATGCGCAACAGGGTTTCGGTGCGGTCAATCGGTTTGGTGATGAAATCGCTGGCCCCCAGAGCAAGGGCCTCATGCCGGGTCTGGGAAGCCATGTCTGCGGTCAGCACAATGACCGGAATGAAACCCACTTTCTGGAACACCTCTGGAAGGCTTTTCAGAATGTCCAGTCCACTGACGTGTGGCATCATCAGGTCCAACAGGATCAAATCGGGTTTTTCATTTTCAATGGTTTGCACAGCCCATCTGGAATCCTGCACTTCCAGAGGAGGGGCATATCCACTCTGGGTCAGGAGCCTGCGCATCAGGGTGACGTTGGCGGGTTCATCGTCCACCACCAGAATTCGGCAAGTGGGCAGGGCAGCAGACACTTCGTGGGCCGTATCCATGTTTTCAGTTTAGTGCACAAAACACCATGAGCGCAGAAGAAGTTTTTTCAAGGTCTCTTCATAATTGTGCATTTTGAAAGCATGTTTTCAGCAGGCCCCCTGATCTTTCAGCATTTCGCCCAAATCTGCAACAGGTAGAGGCCGATGCAGCAGATGTCCCTGCGCCTGCTGCACCCTGAGTTGCATGAAGGTGTGCAGCTCTCCTCTGGTTTCCACACCTTCTGCAACCAGAGTGCTGCCAATTTCTGAAGCAAAAGCCACCAGAGCGGTGGTCAGGGAACGCCGTCCGGGATGCACATCAATGCCTCTGGTGAGGGACATGTCAATCTTCAGGGTGTCCGGATGCAAGTGCAGAAGGTGGCGCATGCTGGCGTGGTCTGCTCCAGCATCATCAATGGCAAACCTGAGTCCCTGTGAACGCCAGAATTTCAAACGCTCCAGCAGCACACTGTAGTCTTGAACAGGAGCCCGTTCAGAAAGTTCAAGGGTGATGCGGTCCAGAGGATGGCCCTGCAAAACCCCTTCCAGTTGCGGACTGAGCAGCATTTGCGGTGAAACATTGAAGGCCATCTGAAAGGAACCGGGCAGGTCAAGAAGTTCCATCAGGGCTTTTCGGATGGCAAAGGCTTCCAATTCCACCCCGAGGTTCACCTGATGTGCTTCCGCAAACCAAATGTCAGGGGTGAGGTAAGGTTCTGAAGCAAACCGCGAGAGCACCTCTATACCCACCAGTTTGCCTGTGGTCACTTCCACAAAAGGTTGATACACCATGCTCAGGAGGTCACCCGTGAAAACCTGCTGGATCCGCCGGATTTTGTCCTGTCGTTCCTGTGCCTGCCGATGGTGTTTTTCAATGTGCTGGCCTGCCACCTCTGCAAAAGCCCTCAAGACCTGCAAATCCCTCTGGTTGAGGTTGTTTTCAGGTTGATGGCTCAGGCAACAGAACGTGCCATACACCTGTCCATCCGGCAACTGGATGGGTGCGCTCAGGTAAGCCCCAATGTTCAGGGTGCGGGTGATGGGCAGGTTCCGGGCCACCTCGAAATCAGCGGTGTTGGGAATGACGCCGGGCAAATCGCCCATGACCACCCTCTGGCAGTAGGTTTCCTCCAGAGGATCACCGTTTCCCACCTGCACCTGTGAAGGCCCATCGCTGCTGACCTGTTCAAAAATGCGCCGTCCATTTTCAAAGCGTGAAATGAAAGCCACATTCATGCCAAAATGCTGCCGCACGGTGTTCAGCAGGTCCTGCAACTGCTGTTGCAGGTCACCCTCTGGCAGGTGCGGGGATGGGGAATGCAGGACTTCGGACAGGGAAGGTTCGTGCACAGCTTTCACCTCTCAGGGCTTCTGGTGGGACCCAGAGCATGGGTCTGCAAGATCTTCGGGGTGCTCTGGCAGCAGGGCCAGCATTCTCTGCCAAAAGCAATGTTTCCCAAGGATACTGCAGAGGCTTCCATCGATCTGTGTTGGATTGTGGATTTCTAGGGTAAACGCAAAGTCTGACTTTTGGCATGTCACTTGAAAAAGCGTTCAGCGATCAGCTCTCAGATAACGTGTTCTTGGCGGGAAATCAAGGGGGGGCTTCCAAACCATCATCAGCCCCTAAGCCTCCACCCTTCAGGCCCAGTGGCACCACCCCTGATCCATTAAGCGTGTGCTACAGGTTTTTCTTGCATATGCACCGCCGGGTCATACTTCATCCCACTCCGAAACACCGCCAAAGCAATGCACAACAGTTTCCTCGCCAAAGCACACAACGCCACTTTGTACGGCTTCCCCCCCGCCACCAACCGCCGAAAATACACCCCCAGAGGACTGTGCGAATGGGTCGCCCCCTGAGCCGCCATGAACGCAGCCACCCTCAAACGGGAATTCCCCATTTTCGACAGGTGCGCCCTCGGCGAACTCTTCCCGGATTGCCTGAGGGCCGGAGACAGACCCGCATACGCCCCAATCGCCCGACCCGAGTGCAACCCTTGAAAGAGGGTGGTTTCAGCAATCAGCAAAGCCGCCGTTAACATGCCAATTCCTGGCACGGACACCAGACGCTCCACCGTGTCTTTCAGGAGATCTGTTTTCAGCAACTGCACAACTCTGGCTTCCAGAGTCTGACGTTGTTTGTCCAGCAGCTCCAGACGCTCCTGGGCGAGTTTTTGCAACACCTCGGTGTCCTCGACATGCCTGACCAGAGCATGCAGGCGATTGTTTTCCATGCGCTGCAAGGCTTTGATTTCATCGAGCACTTTCAAGGTGCTCTGCAAGGTCTGGAGGACTTCAGGGGCTGGTTGCCACACGGGAGGCTTGATCAATTCGCCGTAGTGCTGAATCAATTTGGCATCCACTTGGTCGGTTTTGCTGCGTTTGAGCTGGGTGCGGGCGAAGAATTTCACTTGGGCAGGATTGACCACACTGATCCGAAAGCCTTGCCGGTGCAGGAAGTCTGCCAGTTTGTGCCAGTAAATTCCGGTGGCTTCCATCACCACTTGCACTTGCGTCTCCGTGACCTCAGGGAGGGTCTTGCGGATCCAACGCTGGAA
This DNA window, taken from Deinococcus misasensis DSM 22328, encodes the following:
- a CDS encoding sensor histidine kinase, with the protein product MKAEPAFSVKSIQNTLRRLWQGFGLLLLMAFVPTLFLLLLDVYRQQQLQQENWLLSTRTVSAVVASRVHELAENLNDQVQVQDRQQPLFGRCDVPFFMNGSIQHWGYQSPYASLRCGRNADTDPVPPLNVKVDLDHEAILVSDANAKTVRLVVAVPVRGGLLWAEMNPRKLVQDLPARTEALSIQVQGQNSKLDLLGKAGTLYASSAFDDALEFKASIDVQQVTAFQRGIVESYLKRTLGWVGVLLMVVLFSLRMRERYISQPLLKLLDATRQTADGQGTSEWPEEGLLADLSGAVKHMAERLKDRTREVTAQQKRYHDLINLAQDAVVVLDEQGTIVLANRVAHQMFGHPEGSLVDQSSAVLLPEGQRSMFQTSLLLHREDESFNRTTEAVGLRQDGTEFPMEMSVGSSVQPDGRVISVIIRDITQRKRTQQEQQMVFQLAQDLGSTSDPQTAMQMVLGQICEMYGWMLGEVWELRMDGKLHLATSHARYPEVFKGFIQQSQVLQFRLGEGLPGRALMDGQVQWISNVTEASFYRRREIALQHGLHAALAVPVVGEHLQLVLVWYHPRVLEQDEQLVQLTRTVVMQLRNVLNRIQSEAALRTANERYRQAVEQAPNPVLTVNSEGDIQHWNQTFAQMLLREDYSGMNVMDLSADPLPGKKVLEGIRTVYAGGAVQDLEVYFPEGGRHFLLDMYPLYDEQGQITQCVVTGTDITERLMMEQEREQRRVAEAASQAKSAFLSRMSHELRTPLNAVIGFSELLLYEPLDPEQKNDVREIHKAGKHLLSLVNDLLDLSAVEAGKVQVHKVRVPVRLLLDDLRMMFQELATRYQRSLHLPEVPEDLHVQGDPQRIRQVLINLVSNACKYGRTSVEVQVEVLEDRVFIHVKDDGEGLSAQQQKQLFVPFERLEQHEKVEGTGLGLVISHQYMTLMGGDLTVQSIQGEGSVFSMVFGISG
- a CDS encoding IS110 family transposase; this translates as PDGQRLDDSILGGKRMQVIGVDIACDSFVAFHPQDQTPQSFENTPKGFPCFQRWIRKTLPEVTETQVQVVMEATGIYWHKLADFLHRQGFRISVVNPAQVKFFARTQLKRSKTDQVDAKLIQHYGELIKPPVWQPAPEVLQTLQSTLKVLDEIKALQRMENNRLHALVRHVEDTEVLQKLAQERLELLDKQRQTLEARVVQLLKTDLLKDTVERLVSVPGIGMLTAALLIAETTLFQGLHSGRAIGAYAGLSPALRQSGKSSPRAHLSKMGNSRLRVAAFMAAQGATHSHSPLGVYFRRLVAGGKPYKVALCALARKLLCIALAVFRSGMKYDPAVHMQEKPVAHA
- a CDS encoding sensor domain-containing phosphodiesterase, translated to MHEPSLSEVLHSPSPHLPEGDLQQQLQDLLNTVRQHFGMNVAFISRFENGRRIFEQVSSDGPSQVQVGNGDPLEETYCQRVVMGDLPGVIPNTADFEVARNLPITRTLNIGAYLSAPIQLPDGQVYGTFCCLSHQPENNLNQRDLQVLRAFAEVAGQHIEKHHRQAQERQDKIRRIQQVFTGDLLSMVYQPFVEVTTGKLVGIEVLSRFASEPYLTPDIWFAEAHQVNLGVELEAFAIRKALMELLDLPGSFQMAFNVSPQMLLSPQLEGVLQGHPLDRITLELSERAPVQDYSVLLERLKFWRSQGLRFAIDDAGADHASMRHLLHLHPDTLKIDMSLTRGIDVHPGRRSLTTALVAFASEIGSTLVAEGVETRGELHTFMQLRVQQAQGHLLHRPLPVADLGEMLKDQGAC
- a CDS encoding HD domain-containing phosphohydrolase; this encodes MDTAHEVSAALPTCRILVVDDEPANVTLMRRLLTQSGYAPPLEVQDSRWAVQTIENEKPDLILLDLMMPHVSGLDILKSLPEVFQKVGFIPVIVLTADMASQTRHEALALGASDFITKPIDRTETLLRIKNILQLHQFRKTLQNQNQVLEEEVQSRTRQLQEAYQQIVERNRELKQAQEEIVIRLARCGEYRDDQTGEHTHRVGHMAARIGSEMGMPSEQVNQLQEAALLHDIGKVGISDLILLKPGRLTPEEFQLMKQHSVIGARILESSQTALLQMAERIALSHHERWDGTGYPQGLSGANIPLEARIVSVCDVYDALTSDRPYKKAWTHEDALQEIHSQSGKMFDPAVVEAFLRLYGTPLDPHEG